The Methanoregula boonei 6A8 genome has a window encoding:
- the yciH gene encoding stress response translation initiation inhibitor YciH: MIGGICPTCGLPKELCICEEVAKEQQRINVKVNKRRYGKEVTVIEGLDPTDIDLEDLSKFMKGKLACGGTVKGNSIELQGNHRDRVKELLSLKGYSTENIS; the protein is encoded by the coding sequence ATGATTGGTGGCATTTGCCCGACGTGTGGACTTCCCAAGGAACTATGTATCTGCGAGGAGGTAGCAAAGGAACAGCAGAGGATCAACGTCAAAGTCAACAAACGCCGGTACGGGAAAGAGGTCACAGTAATCGAAGGTCTTGACCCTACGGATATTGACCTTGAGGATCTCTCAAAATTTATGAAGGGCAAGCTTGCGTGCGGCGGAACGGTCAAGGGAAATTCGATCGAACTGCAGGGTAATCATCGCGACCGTGTCAAGGAACTTCTCTCGCTCAAAGGCTACAGCACGGAAAACATCTCTTAA
- a CDS encoding type II secretion system F family protein, with the protein MAFNDRLKGILGKEKDPLSQAPPPLSKSEMDSVEKELSDISGRLDTERKSREGIGRFLKHPLKVLVEKPENILIVCVPLSLIVFVGGFISMVKMYGISVLFNSTVIDDFAVAAVLISIIPVAVLDFREQSRMRNLETALPNFFRDLAGMNDSGMTLPNAVHLVAGAEYGTLSPHIRKLDNEMSWGVGFVEALYRFGKSLGTPLADRSVDLIAKASKAGGDISEVLRAAANDTFEVVNLAQERRNNMLIYVIIVIVSFTVFLFVIAVLVSSFLSTMATAGTAAQVTAASSKFMGRIDLPAYKRLFSHAAMIQGFFSGLCAGQMGEGRVIAGLKYSAIMLIVAWVTFRFFI; encoded by the coding sequence ATGGCATTCAACGATAGATTAAAGGGCATTCTTGGAAAAGAAAAAGATCCTCTCTCCCAAGCCCCGCCACCGCTTTCCAAAAGCGAGATGGATTCCGTGGAAAAGGAACTGAGCGATATTTCCGGCAGGCTGGATACGGAACGCAAGAGCCGGGAAGGGATCGGGCGTTTTCTTAAGCACCCGCTCAAGGTGCTCGTGGAAAAGCCCGAGAATATCCTTATTGTCTGCGTCCCCCTGTCACTTATCGTTTTTGTTGGTGGATTTATCTCGATGGTGAAGATGTACGGCATCTCCGTGCTCTTCAACTCAACCGTGATTGATGATTTTGCCGTTGCGGCGGTGCTCATTTCCATCATCCCGGTGGCAGTCCTCGATTTCCGGGAACAATCACGGATGCGGAACCTGGAGACCGCACTCCCCAACTTCTTCCGTGATCTTGCCGGCATGAATGATTCCGGTATGACCCTGCCAAACGCGGTCCACCTGGTGGCAGGGGCGGAATACGGTACCCTGTCCCCCCATATCAGAAAACTCGATAACGAGATGTCATGGGGAGTCGGTTTTGTCGAAGCCCTGTACCGGTTTGGGAAAAGCCTGGGGACCCCGCTTGCCGACCGGAGTGTTGACCTGATTGCCAAGGCAAGCAAGGCCGGCGGGGACATCAGCGAAGTGCTCCGTGCGGCGGCAAACGATACCTTTGAGGTGGTCAATCTTGCCCAGGAACGCCGGAACAACATGCTGATTTACGTGATCATCGTGATTGTCTCATTTACCGTATTCCTGTTTGTTATCGCGGTGCTCGTAAGCTCTTTCCTGAGCACCATGGCAACCGCAGGGACGGCCGCCCAAGTAACCGCGGCAAGCAGCAAATTCATGGGACGAATTGATCTCCCGGCCTATAAGCGCCTGTTCTCCCATGCGGCTATGATCCAAGGCTTTTTCTCTGGCCTCTGCGCCGGGCAGATGGGCGAAGGCCGGGTCATTGCCGGGCTCAAATACTCCGCGATCATGCTGATTGTCGCGTGGGTCACCTTCCGGTTCTTCATCTGA
- a CDS encoding type II secretion system F family protein, with protein MLFLNQYGVLLGTIFVVVFSLLVFGGITYAIFIAYPSVVAGNRRRNIDATLPYAINYITSMSTAGITPAEIFRLLGDSPIYGESSVEARYIARELDIFGRDLIDALRIVSSSTPSLRMKEFLQGAMASISSGGNLTEYFRTKAAQYALENRQTQKLFLDTLALISESYVTAMVAGTLFLIILQSIMSVLGGDSKPIFLYVVIYLMIPFGTMMFIIMISSMTPES; from the coding sequence ATGCTTTTCCTCAACCAGTACGGCGTCCTTCTCGGGACTATCTTTGTGGTGGTCTTCTCGCTTCTGGTTTTTGGGGGGATCACGTATGCAATTTTTATTGCATATCCTTCTGTTGTCGCCGGGAACCGACGCCGGAATATTGACGCGACCCTGCCCTACGCGATCAACTACATCACCTCTATGTCCACGGCCGGTATCACACCGGCAGAGATCTTCCGCCTGCTCGGGGACAGCCCGATATATGGTGAAAGTTCCGTGGAGGCCCGTTACATAGCCCGGGAGCTCGATATCTTCGGGCGAGACCTTATCGATGCCCTCCGGATCGTTTCCTCGAGTACACCTTCCCTGCGGATGAAGGAATTCCTGCAGGGTGCAATGGCAAGCATATCGAGCGGGGGAAATCTCACCGAGTATTTCCGGACAAAAGCTGCTCAGTATGCCCTGGAGAACCGCCAGACCCAGAAACTCTTCCTGGATACGCTTGCCCTGATTTCGGAGTCCTACGTGACGGCGATGGTGGCAGGTACGCTCTTTTTGATCATCCTCCAGTCCATCATGTCGGTGCTGGGTGGGGATTCAAAACCGATATTTCTCTATGTCGTTATCTACCTCATGATTCCCTTCGGTACGATGATGTTTATCATCATGATCAGTTCCATGACCCCGGAGTCCTAA
- a CDS encoding type II/IV secretion system ATPase subunit produces the protein MNAGTPPQEVVPESLPTPDEPVQFPKEATGKPEELDTFDELLEDVPPAQEGVEPPVLSGDDVRAALGKIMGQPEMVPPSAHSPEPLTASPESELPPEQVVEITEEEDPRENRTSRFFKKKKAEKVGAPTDQIGKSAVTESDERIISADQISEFSGLILPKGATFHVDEINLHGRMQAFESTGTGSLPPELAEIWKREFSTSGFKDLESELTLADKGTDKGTEKKSWFSALFSAIRSENVEYDPKIHGPLVDLTFEPKPGIEVMDTYPVNDPYAYVRVIYDHSTHEYTYQVLEPVLSEPEKDLLKELKERLFEILDINTKDISKEEARSQLRRSVDEILADYGIKLNPVEREKILYNMHKDFLGDGMIDAIMHDKYIEDISCDGVNTPLFAFHANYESMKTTLMYHNAEELDSFVTKLAQRAGKYISIAEPILDATMQDGSRIQMTLGQEVTAHGSTFTIRKFKDEPITPTDLIEWHTFAPLSIAYIWLCVENGKSAIFAGGTASGKTTALNAISLFIPPMAKIVSLEDTREVKLPHPNWIPSVTRDSFDTAGRGEINMYELLRAAMRQRPEYIIVGEVRGKECQTLFQAMSTGHVTYSTTHADSVASVVHRIENPPMDVPRNMLSALDFICVQVQARMGGKRIRRNKQIVEILDIDPRTNELITNEVFRWRSATDEITYSGKSYILEDIMEARGWNENRMREELKRRQEVLEWMRIKKIRHYKDVAKILISYFREPEVVVERVRKDLYE, from the coding sequence ATGAATGCCGGTACCCCTCCTCAAGAGGTAGTTCCGGAATCCCTCCCCACCCCGGATGAGCCCGTACAATTCCCGAAAGAAGCAACCGGTAAACCTGAAGAGCTGGATACTTTCGATGAGCTTCTCGAAGATGTCCCCCCGGCGCAAGAAGGTGTAGAACCCCCGGTACTAAGCGGGGACGATGTTCGCGCGGCACTGGGCAAGATCATGGGACAACCGGAGATGGTCCCCCCGTCGGCGCACTCCCCGGAGCCTCTTACAGCCTCCCCGGAATCAGAGTTACCCCCGGAACAAGTTGTCGAAATTACTGAAGAGGAAGATCCCCGCGAGAATCGCACGTCCCGGTTTTTCAAGAAAAAGAAGGCCGAAAAAGTGGGAGCCCCGACAGATCAGATCGGGAAATCCGCGGTGACCGAATCTGATGAGCGGATTATTTCCGCTGACCAGATATCCGAATTTTCCGGTCTTATTCTCCCCAAAGGTGCGACATTCCATGTTGATGAGATCAATCTTCATGGCCGGATGCAGGCGTTTGAGTCCACCGGAACCGGTAGCCTTCCCCCGGAACTTGCCGAGATCTGGAAAAGGGAGTTTTCCACATCCGGTTTCAAGGACCTTGAATCAGAACTGACCCTTGCAGACAAGGGGACGGATAAGGGGACAGAAAAGAAATCCTGGTTTAGTGCACTCTTCAGCGCGATCCGGTCGGAGAACGTGGAATACGATCCCAAGATCCATGGACCTCTCGTCGATCTCACCTTTGAGCCAAAACCCGGTATCGAAGTGATGGATACGTACCCCGTCAACGATCCCTATGCATATGTCCGGGTCATCTATGACCATTCCACCCATGAATATACCTACCAGGTTCTCGAACCTGTACTCTCGGAGCCAGAGAAAGACCTGTTAAAGGAGTTAAAGGAACGCCTTTTTGAGATCCTTGACATCAACACCAAGGACATTTCCAAAGAGGAGGCCCGCAGCCAGCTCCGTCGTTCGGTTGATGAGATTCTGGCGGATTACGGAATCAAGCTCAACCCGGTGGAACGTGAGAAGATCCTCTATAACATGCACAAGGACTTTCTGGGTGATGGCATGATCGATGCGATCATGCATGACAAGTATATCGAGGATATCTCCTGCGACGGGGTCAACACCCCTCTCTTTGCCTTCCATGCCAATTACGAGTCAATGAAGACCACCCTGATGTACCACAATGCCGAGGAGCTCGACTCCTTTGTCACCAAGCTCGCACAAAGGGCAGGCAAGTACATCTCCATTGCCGAGCCCATTCTCGATGCGACCATGCAGGATGGATCCCGTATCCAGATGACACTGGGGCAGGAGGTCACTGCGCACGGCTCGACATTCACTATCCGTAAGTTCAAGGACGAGCCAATTACCCCTACCGATCTCATTGAATGGCACACCTTTGCCCCGCTCTCGATCGCTTACATATGGCTCTGCGTCGAGAATGGCAAGTCCGCTATCTTTGCCGGTGGGACCGCGTCCGGGAAGACTACTGCCCTCAATGCAATCTCGCTTTTCATTCCCCCGATGGCAAAGATTGTCTCTCTGGAGGATACCCGTGAAGTCAAGCTTCCTCACCCGAACTGGATCCCGAGTGTCACGCGTGACTCATTTGACACCGCCGGCAGAGGAGAGATCAACATGTATGAGTTGCTCCGTGCGGCTATGCGTCAGCGGCCCGAGTACATCATCGTCGGTGAGGTTAGAGGTAAGGAATGCCAGACACTTTTCCAGGCAATGAGCACGGGCCACGTTACCTACTCCACAACTCACGCCGACTCTGTTGCGAGCGTCGTGCACCGTATCGAGAACCCGCCCATGGACGTACCACGGAATATGCTCTCCGCGCTCGATTTCATCTGTGTCCAGGTACAGGCCCGGATGGGCGGGAAACGGATCCGCCGGAACAAGCAGATTGTTGAGATCCTCGATATCGATCCGCGGACAAACGAACTGATCACAAACGAGGTCTTCCGCTGGCGATCGGCAACCGATGAGATCACCTACTCGGGGAAATCTTACATCCTTGAGGACATCATGGAGGCGCGGGGCTGGAACGAGAACCGTATGCGGGAAGAACTCAAACGCAGGCAGGAGGTGCTGGAGTGGATGCGTATCAAGAAGATCCGGCACTACAAGGATGTAGCAAAGATCCTTATCTCGTACTTCCGTGAGCCCGAAGTGGTTGTAGAGCGCGTAAGGAAGGATCTATATGAATAG
- a CDS encoding roadblock/LC7 domain-containing protein, with product MKMPAGTQGGIALDPRKGDTLENLRGFKGLIEVETDRGKGFILMRNGELVAACFEDKEQMYRGDAALRYIMATPAGGSDPNQQQFALRPYSDKDFAEALDRCTERQLFIGSAPVVQKSPPPLYESTQVPRQPSGNLDEATLTKIMAQPGVVAVSAFYEGFPVISRGNADFEHVAARAEDLLRTGTTIALDMSLGRPDQLILETAENKFIISPFGDLCLCIIARSDAQLGLLRVLIRSLQHEAGHS from the coding sequence ATGAAAATGCCGGCAGGAACACAAGGGGGTATCGCTCTCGATCCCCGGAAGGGTGACACTCTTGAGAACCTTAGGGGCTTTAAAGGGTTAATTGAGGTGGAAACCGACCGCGGAAAGGGGTTCATCCTGATGCGTAACGGCGAACTGGTGGCAGCCTGTTTTGAGGATAAGGAGCAGATGTATCGGGGAGATGCCGCACTCAGGTACATCATGGCAACACCTGCGGGAGGGAGCGACCCGAACCAACAGCAGTTTGCCCTGAGACCTTATTCGGATAAGGATTTTGCAGAAGCACTAGATCGGTGTACAGAACGCCAGCTCTTTATCGGATCAGCCCCGGTAGTGCAGAAATCTCCTCCCCCTCTTTACGAGAGCACACAAGTACCCCGTCAGCCTTCAGGTAATTTGGATGAGGCAACCCTCACAAAGATTATGGCACAACCGGGCGTTGTAGCCGTTTCCGCCTTCTATGAGGGATTCCCGGTAATTTCCCGAGGCAATGCGGATTTCGAGCACGTTGCCGCACGGGCAGAGGACCTCCTCCGGACGGGAACCACTATTGCCCTTGATATGAGTCTTGGCCGGCCTGATCAGCTGATTCTTGAAACCGCAGAGAACAAGTTCATCATCTCACCATTCGGGGATCTTTGCCTTTGTATCATTGCCCGATCTGATGCCCAACTCGGTCTCCTCCGGGTACTTATCAGGAGTCTCCAGCACGAGGCTGGACATTCCTGA
- a CDS encoding roadblock/LC7 domain-containing protein: MLKPLLDEFLRVEGVSAAVVVGRDGFVIESAVSGKVDIEALGAMASTGLGTSEAMGNTLGKGELSQMLVELEKGPIILAPLSADELIALVADTTANIGRIRYELKKNKERIVAAL, translated from the coding sequence ATGCTCAAGCCGTTATTAGATGAATTTCTGAGAGTTGAAGGCGTATCGGCGGCAGTTGTGGTGGGGAGGGACGGATTTGTAATAGAAAGCGCCGTATCCGGTAAGGTAGATATCGAGGCGCTGGGAGCTATGGCATCGACCGGCCTTGGGACATCAGAAGCAATGGGTAATACCCTCGGGAAAGGCGAGCTTTCCCAGATGCTGGTCGAATTGGAAAAAGGGCCTATTATTCTTGCACCTTTATCCGCAGATGAACTGATAGCACTTGTCGCAGATACAACTGCAAATATCGGTAGAATCCGTTATGAATTAAAGAAGAACAAGGAACGCATTGTTGCGGCCCTTTAG
- the minD gene encoding cell division ATPase MinD translates to MVKVYTIASGKGGTGKTTVSVNLGTMLAKMGKETYLMDADIGMANVGLILGLQDAPVTLHEILAGKNNIDEGIYTGPAGLKVIPSGISLQGFQQADPDKIRDVMSEIVKRCEFLLIDAPAGISKDGVVPLAVADEVILVVNPELSSIVDALKTKILTEVVGGHVLGSIINRVDQDKSDVISRKMEKVLGVKVLGIIPEDSNVRRAAAARSPIVVSYPDSPASKAIHRIAADLIGVSYKDETPAVAKREGFIDRFSKALFKKKSDKK, encoded by the coding sequence ATGGTCAAGGTATATACGATTGCATCCGGAAAAGGGGGTACAGGAAAAACCACCGTTTCTGTTAACCTCGGAACAATGCTTGCCAAGATGGGTAAAGAGACCTATCTGATGGACGCCGATATCGGGATGGCAAACGTCGGACTAATCCTGGGATTGCAGGATGCACCGGTCACCCTTCATGAAATTCTTGCCGGAAAAAACAATATCGATGAGGGTATCTACACGGGCCCGGCCGGGCTCAAGGTTATCCCAAGCGGCATCTCGCTCCAGGGCTTCCAGCAGGCAGACCCGGACAAAATCCGCGACGTTATGTCGGAAATCGTAAAACGGTGCGAATTCCTCCTGATCGATGCACCTGCCGGCATCAGTAAGGATGGGGTCGTCCCGCTCGCGGTTGCCGATGAGGTCATCCTCGTGGTCAACCCCGAACTCTCGTCCATTGTCGATGCACTCAAGACCAAGATCCTGACAGAAGTGGTCGGCGGCCATGTGCTTGGCTCCATTATCAACCGGGTGGACCAGGACAAAAGCGATGTCATCTCACGGAAGATGGAAAAAGTCCTCGGGGTAAAAGTCCTCGGAATCATACCTGAAGATTCTAATGTCAGGAGAGCAGCAGCAGCCCGCTCTCCAATAGTAGTCTCCTACCCGGACTCACCTGCATCAAAGGCAATCCACCGGATAGCCGCAGACCTTATCGGGGTGTCATACAAGGACGAGACCCCGGCGGTGGCCAAGCGCGAAGGATTCATTGACCGTTTCTCAAAGGCACTCTTCAAGAAGAAATCGGATAAGAAATAA
- a CDS encoding response regulator has protein sequence MASPVQILIVEDDEIISNLISVILEKKGYAVAGKVMTGEDAIMKAAEYQPDLVLMDISLAGALDGITAAQYIYSIFRIPVIFLTGQCDDAILTRAKAAEPYGFLLKPFTSNEIVSNIEIALYNHTIRKRYFDKAALWDMKKIMAALESVIITDTRGRIIFLNPYSCRLLDILEKDALAQPLRKVLILVNKLTGERINDPALDVIRDKIVVSYELNTVLVSLANKKRFVALTARPVKDDKNEMIGVSIQIREKTLTEIKMAEKV, from the coding sequence ATGGCCTCGCCCGTCCAGATCCTGATCGTGGAAGATGACGAGATTATCTCCAACCTTATAAGCGTTATTCTCGAAAAGAAAGGATATGCTGTTGCCGGCAAGGTGATGACCGGCGAAGACGCTATCATGAAGGCGGCCGAATATCAGCCTGACTTAGTTCTCATGGACATCAGCCTCGCCGGTGCACTGGATGGTATTACGGCTGCTCAGTATATCTATTCTATTTTCCGCATCCCAGTAATTTTTCTCACTGGCCAGTGCGATGACGCGATCCTTACCCGGGCTAAGGCCGCAGAGCCGTACGGGTTCCTCCTCAAGCCTTTTACGTCAAACGAAATCGTATCCAATATTGAGATCGCCCTGTACAACCATACCATCCGCAAGCGCTATTTCGACAAAGCAGCACTGTGGGATATGAAAAAGATCATGGCTGCACTTGAATCGGTGATCATCACTGACACCCGGGGCCGGATCATCTTTTTGAACCCATATTCCTGCCGCTTGCTGGATATTCTGGAGAAGGATGCACTGGCGCAACCGCTCAGGAAGGTCCTGATTCTGGTCAACAAACTCACCGGTGAGAGGATTAATGATCCGGCACTTGACGTCATCCGGGACAAGATAGTAGTCAGCTATGAGCTTAATACCGTTCTTGTCTCTCTTGCTAACAAGAAACGGTTTGTTGCGCTCACGGCCAGACCGGTCAAGGATGACAAGAACGAGATGATTGGCGTTTCCATCCAGATCCGGGAGAAAACATTAACTGAGATCAAGATGGCAGAGAAGGTTTGA
- a CDS encoding V4R domain-containing protein, whose amino-acid sequence MKIGREDFEALIKGEKDITSYIELDPVAGTYSVFGVKTASNPNYLIKAIYEMYEGHLNRKLAVKAVRKLFRSVGQGAVGLQNLLKKMGMELTPAEFLLLVFKLQHQQGWGAPFEVVEQSEKRIVLRTKHTFESEILKDWKMPVCGVHMGWIEGVLTAVTGKTWYCLERKCVANGDDCCEFVADQVEPSWKFKAQAVVKGDSAITEFIDHRPVEGIIQLIDDPVVLMPRFVFTSMMNSLKKTMGELPAGGVNYRAYMDMGKENVEHYKKMGITEPTTLSDMAFTFYSQMGWFKLVKSEWNEAKKEKIITLEHTVESEAFGSTGKHVCYCTAGLLAGIIEGSFGVKVQCREIKCRSKGDEFCVFTVTNKAE is encoded by the coding sequence ATGAAGATCGGACGTGAAGACTTCGAGGCGCTGATCAAGGGTGAGAAGGACATCACCTCATATATCGAGCTGGATCCCGTGGCCGGCACCTATTCGGTTTTTGGGGTGAAGACTGCGAGCAACCCCAATTATCTGATTAAAGCTATCTACGAGATGTACGAGGGGCACCTGAACCGGAAACTGGCCGTAAAAGCGGTGCGTAAACTGTTCCGCTCTGTCGGTCAGGGTGCTGTGGGCCTGCAGAATCTCCTCAAAAAAATGGGCATGGAACTTACTCCGGCCGAATTTCTCCTTCTGGTCTTCAAGCTCCAGCACCAGCAGGGCTGGGGAGCTCCTTTTGAGGTTGTGGAGCAGAGCGAAAAGCGGATCGTCCTTCGCACAAAACACACCTTCGAATCGGAGATCTTAAAAGACTGGAAAATGCCGGTCTGTGGTGTCCACATGGGATGGATCGAAGGTGTACTGACTGCGGTTACCGGTAAAACCTGGTATTGCCTCGAACGCAAGTGCGTGGCAAACGGGGATGACTGCTGCGAGTTTGTTGCCGATCAGGTTGAACCGAGCTGGAAGTTCAAGGCCCAGGCCGTGGTAAAGGGAGATTCTGCTATTACTGAGTTCATCGATCACCGCCCGGTGGAAGGGATCATCCAGCTGATCGATGACCCGGTGGTTCTGATGCCACGTTTTGTCTTCACGTCCATGATGAATTCACTCAAAAAGACGATGGGGGAGCTTCCGGCAGGTGGAGTAAACTACCGTGCCTATATGGACATGGGTAAGGAAAACGTCGAACACTATAAGAAGATGGGCATCACGGAACCAACGACACTCTCCGATATGGCATTTACGTTCTACTCCCAGATGGGCTGGTTTAAGCTTGTCAAGAGCGAGTGGAACGAAGCAAAGAAGGAAAAGATTATTACGCTCGAACACACCGTTGAGTCAGAAGCGTTTGGTTCAACCGGTAAGCATGTATGCTATTGTACCGCTGGCCTTCTCGCCGGGATCATTGAAGGATCGTTTGGCGTCAAAGTTCAGTGCCGGGAGATCAAGTGCCGGTCAAAAGGTGACGAATTCTGTGTCTTCACCGTAACCAATAAGGCAGAATGA
- a CDS encoding A24 family peptidase C-terminal domain-containing protein: MTYSPLIISTVAVFITLLYASYLDVKERRVPFRTWYPMLVVGMIATIVLFYQNTENISLICGYLALVASFLYADYLDNHEPGTPFRLQYLAIVLALPILSWFLLPILTTGHMPETQLIPWYIMFAGLLGYVSYREYKREPERRLTAKQARKEAQRESNVEEVLTRWYFVLVVVILAIASFYMIGSGNWGIPGIYIALAAVFCGVFYIFGQMRLFGGADAWALIFIAFCIPTFPITPLFKASPIGFLAFSVLINALILNLVAPLGIFIINVVKKNRAPLQYMFFGFPVKGEKIQEAWGFVMEDFTEKEGKIERKFIGFWDSLRRMRSDEGRVYTKDLREHPEEFEKELGTYKKAGNVWISYAVPFILPITAGLITAILFGDILFTIMSFVTGGA; encoded by the coding sequence ATGACATATTCCCCGCTTATAATATCGACGGTTGCCGTTTTCATTACGCTTCTCTATGCCTCGTACCTGGATGTCAAAGAGCGGCGTGTCCCGTTCAGGACATGGTACCCCATGCTTGTTGTCGGAATGATTGCTACCATCGTACTCTTCTACCAGAATACCGAAAACATCAGCCTGATTTGCGGTTACCTGGCACTGGTGGCCAGCTTCCTGTACGCGGACTATCTCGACAACCATGAGCCCGGGACACCGTTCCGGCTGCAGTATCTTGCCATTGTGCTTGCGCTCCCTATTCTATCCTGGTTCCTTCTTCCTATCCTCACTACAGGACATATGCCTGAAACGCAGCTGATTCCGTGGTATATCATGTTTGCCGGTCTGCTCGGGTACGTCTCGTACCGCGAATACAAACGGGAACCTGAACGCCGGCTCACGGCAAAACAAGCACGAAAGGAGGCGCAGCGGGAATCGAACGTAGAGGAAGTACTGACACGCTGGTATTTCGTGCTGGTCGTTGTCATCCTGGCCATAGCATCATTCTATATGATTGGGAGCGGAAACTGGGGAATTCCGGGCATTTACATTGCACTTGCAGCAGTTTTCTGTGGAGTGTTCTATATCTTCGGACAGATGCGCCTCTTTGGCGGTGCCGATGCCTGGGCGCTCATCTTTATCGCCTTCTGCATCCCTACGTTCCCCATAACGCCGCTCTTCAAGGCCTCCCCCATAGGGTTTCTCGCGTTTTCGGTGCTGATCAATGCGCTGATCCTCAACCTTGTAGCTCCACTGGGGATCTTCATCATCAACGTAGTCAAAAAGAACCGTGCCCCGCTCCAGTACATGTTTTTTGGCTTCCCTGTAAAAGGAGAAAAGATCCAAGAGGCCTGGGGCTTTGTGATGGAGGACTTCACTGAGAAGGAGGGGAAGATAGAACGAAAATTCATTGGGTTCTGGGACTCCCTGCGCCGGATGCGTTCCGATGAGGGACGAGTGTATACCAAGGATCTCCGTGAACACCCTGAAGAATTCGAAAAAGAGCTCGGAACATACAAGAAAGCAGGGAATGTTTGGATCTCGTATGCCGTCCCGTTTATCCTTCCCATTACCGCGGGACTGATCACCGCCATTCTCTTTGGGGATATCCTATTTACTATAATGAGCTTTGTAACCGGTGGTGCATAA
- the hisI gene encoding phosphoribosyl-AMP cyclohydrolase, protein MLPLKFHEGGLIPVIVQDQKTREVLMMAYANEEAVRLTESTGSAHYYSRSRKKIWKKGEESGHFQKVGRILVDCDEDCLIYEVEQTGAACHTGYRTCFYRTLDGVTIGEKIFDPEKVYGKTGH, encoded by the coding sequence GTGCTCCCCCTTAAATTCCATGAGGGCGGATTGATCCCCGTCATAGTCCAGGATCAAAAGACCCGGGAAGTCCTGATGATGGCCTATGCAAACGAGGAGGCAGTACGGCTTACCGAGAGTACCGGTTCTGCCCATTATTACAGCCGGAGCCGGAAAAAAATCTGGAAGAAGGGAGAAGAGAGCGGCCATTTCCAGAAAGTAGGACGTATTCTCGTGGATTGCGACGAGGATTGCCTCATATACGAAGTCGAGCAGACCGGTGCGGCCTGCCATACCGGCTATCGCACCTGCTTTTACCGGACCCTCGACGGCGTCACCATTGGTGAAAAAATATTTGACCCAGAAAAAGTGTACGGGAAAACCGGGCATTAG